One stretch of Orcinus orca chromosome 15, mOrcOrc1.1, whole genome shotgun sequence DNA includes these proteins:
- the FICD gene encoding protein adenylyltransferase FICD: MTLMSMASVMAVTEPKWVSVWGRFLWVILLSMALGSLMALLLPLGAMEEQCLAVLKGFYLLRSKLDRAQPTVTKCTRPSTELSVTSRDAAPLVVKTKASAASKLEAKAALNQALEMKRQGKREKAHKLFLHALNMDPGFVDALNEFGIFSEEDRDIIQADYLYTRALTIAPHHKKALVNRDRTLPLVEEIDQRYFSIIDSKVKKVMSIPKGNSALRRVMEETYYHHIYHTVAIEGNTLTLSEIRHILETRYAVPGKSLEEQNEVIGMHAAMKYVNTTLLSRIGSVSISDVLEIHRRVLGYVDPVEAGRFRTTQVLVGHHVPPHPQEVEKQMQEFIQWLNSEDAMNLHPVEFAALAHYKLVYIHPFIDGNGRTSRLLMNLILMQAGYPPITIRKEQRSEYYHVLEVANEGDVRPFIRFIAKCTETTLDTLLFATTEYPVALPEARPNHSRFKETLPVKP, encoded by the exons ATGACACTCATGTCGATGGCTTCAGTGATGGCAGTGACTGAACCAAAATGGGTCTCAGTCTGGGGCCGCTTCCTGTGGGTGATACTGCTGAGCATGGCGCTGGGCTCCTTGATGGCCCTGCTGCTGCCGCTGGGGGCCATGGAGGAGCAGTGTCTGGCTGTCCTCAAAGGCTTCTACCTGCTCAGGAGCAAGTTGGACAGGGCCCAGCCTACTGTCACCAAGTGCACCAGACCATCCACGGAGCTCAGTGTCACCTCCAGGGATGCAGCACCGCTGGTGGTCAAGACCAAGGCCTCTGCAG CCAGCAAGTTAGAAGCTAAAGCAGCTTTGAACCAAGCCCTGGAAATGAAACGCCAGGGCAAGCGGGAGAAAGCCCACAAGCTCTTCCTGCACGCCCTCAACATGGACCCGGGCTTCGTGGACGCGCTCAATGAGTTCGGCATCTTCTCAGAAGAGGACAGGGACATCATCCAGGCTGACTACCTGTACACCAGAGCACTGACCATCGCGCCCCACCACAAGAAGGCGCTGGTCAACCGCGACCGCACGCTGCCGCTGGTGGAGGAGATTGACCAGCGGTACTTCAGCATCATCGACAGCAAAGTGAAGAAGGTCATGTCCATCCCCAAGGGCAACTCGGCACTGCGCCGGGTCATGGAGGAGACGTACTACCACCACATCTACCACACAGTGGCCATCGAAGGCAACACTCTCACCCTCTCAGAGATCAGGCACATCCTGGAGACCCGCTACGCCGTGCCGGGGAAGAGCCTGGAGGAGCAGAATGAGGTCATCGGCATGCACGCGGCCATGAAGTACGTCAACACGACGCTGCTCTCCCGCATCGGCTCTGTCAGCATCAGCGACGTGCTGGAGATCCACCGGCGGGTGCTGGGGTACGTGGATCCCGTGGAAGCTGGCCGCTTTCGCACGACCCAGGTCCTGGTGGGCCACCACGTCCCGCCCCACCCTCAGGAGGTGGAGAAGCAGATGCAGGAGTTCATACAATGGCTCAACTCGGAGGACGCCATGAACCTGCACCCGGTGGAGTTTGCGGCCCTGGCCCACTATAAACTCGTCTACATCCACCCCTTCATCGACGGCAACGGCAGGACCTCGCGCCTGCTCATGAACCTCATCCTCATGCAGGCGGGCTACCCGCCCATCACCATCCGCAAGGAGCAGAGGTCCGAGTACTACCACGTGCTGGAGGTGGCCAACGAGGGCGACGTGAGGCCGTTCATCCGCTTCATTGCCAAGTGCACGGAGACAACCCTGGACACCCTGCTCTTTGCCACCACAGAGTACCCTGTGGCACTGCCAGAGGCCAGACCCAACCACTCTAGGTTCAAGGAGACGCTGCCTGTGAAGCCCTAA